The region ctcctgtatgagttctttcatgacgTTTTAGCTCAGccttggttgagaaccatttctcacattctgaacactgaaatggtttttctcctgtatgagttctttcatgaagtTTTAGCTCAGCTTTGGTtctgaaccatttctcacattctgaacattgaaatggtttctctcctgtatgagttctttcatgaagtTTTAGCTCAGCTTTGGTtctgaaccatttctcacattctgaacattgaaatggtttctctcctgtatgagttctttcatgaagtTTTAGCTCAGCTTTGGTtctgaaccatttctcacattctgaacattgaaatggtttctctcctgtatgagttctttcatgaagtTTTAGCTCAGCTTTGGTTGAGAACCTTTTCTCACAATCTGAACAATGAAAtcgtttctctcctgtatgaatccttttgTGATTTTTCAGCCCAGtcctggttgagaaccatttctcacattctgaacactgaaacggtttttctcctgtatgagttctttcatgacgTTTTAGCTCAGCTTTGGTtctgaaccatttctcacattctgaacattgaaatggtttttctcctgtatgagtcATATGGTGGGTTTCCAAGTTCGCCTTGcttgtgaaacatttatcacattcagaacattgaaATAGTTTTTCACAGTATCCAGATGGGTTAGTTTTATGCATACCTTGAcagtcatgaacttcagtccTAAGCCCACTTATGTGGTGCTCAATAAAATTGGAGTCGGTAGTAAAGGTTTCCCAAACATCAGCCCTTTTAAAATCTCTCTCACCGTTGAGTCTTCCAGGTTGTTCGAGTGTTGGGAAAAAGCTACAGTTTCTCTTTGTCTTTCAAATCTTtctcctttctgaactgctgcttTCTCACCAGTTGGTATTATGCTACCGATATCTCCTTCACAGTCTGCTGAAGGATCTGTGCTGTCTCTGGAGGAGTCTTTGTGTTTCCATTCCTCTTTCTGCTGCTCATCACACATTCTCACTCTTTCACTCTCATTCCCAAATCCATCATCTGTTGGATAAAATAGAAAGAGTATGATAATTCATTTTACAGCTATGGAAAAGGATATACTTAAGGTGGGCAGGAACGAGGAGAATGTGCTCCTACCCCACAAAATTCACTGGAGCACCTGGGCTAGAGGTAGAACCgggagaggaagaaaagatgGAGCATTGTCaggagagccggggggggggggggggggggggggctcgaaaACCTGAAAGTGGAAAAAGCTACAGAGCTGGATAGGATACATCCCAGTGAGGGTGTGTTTTTTGCCTCAATGTCACTGATCAGGTAGGATTTATTACTGGAAGGCAAGCAGCAGATGGTAGAAGAGTACTTTCCATCTATGAAGGGTGAAATACAAAAGAGGTGTATAGACTCTTTGCTTTCGTATCAAACTGCTAAAATAGACAAGGAAATTTCTTCCTGGATAGTTCAGGCATCAAGCTCAAAACAGATGTTTCAGAATTATGGAAGGAAATGAACATATTAGTTTTCATTCATGATAATATGCTGTAATTTCTGGTTTGTCTAGTCTCGTTGTACGTAACCCACACAGAACTGCGAGGTATTGCGGACTATAAAAACAAAGTGTTATTGTCACCAAACGCCTAGCGCCCACCTGaggttaaccctgtggccacctggagggtctgtctccAACATTGCTCAGgaccgcctgcacctgggcatgtgctctataatagaaccctcctcccaccgactgtgtcctgcttgcctctgagctagtctcccactctcagattATTCTCTGgtaatttctaggacactgggggccACACTCCAGGAGTTCCACAGTTTCTAGAAAGCTGCCTGCTAGAGCGAATGAGGCGCTCATTGTTCTGGTTTCCTAAGCCAGGTAAACCCCCGGATTTACTGGGGTCCTACCACCCGATCTTCCTCCTCAACGTAGACGTGAAAATCCTAGCCCAAATCTTGGCGGACAGACTAGCCACTCATATTCCTACCCTGGTGGGAGACCATTAGGTAGGCTTTGTCAGGGGATGACACCCAGGTCTGAATGTTCGTAGAGCGCTGCTTGCAGTGACCCAGGCGAAGGCTTCCCAACAGCCACTGCTGCTGGTGGGACTGGATGAAGAGAAGGCTTTCGACCGGGTGAGCTAGGACTATCTTTTCACAGTGCTACGCTTTGTGGGACTCTCTGGATGGTTCTTGCAGGCGGTGAGAACGCTGTATGCAGATCCGGTAGCCCAAGTGTTGGTGAACGGGTCACAATCTCCTAGTTTTCGGGTACGCAGGGGAACCAGACAAGGATGCCCTTTGTTACCCCTCCTGTTTCTACTACAGTATATCTGGAACCTCTCCTCTGTGACATTAGGGGAGACCCGACGATTGCTGGTGTGGCACTGCCCCAGCTCACCGTCAAGGCCTTGGCTTACGCAGACAATATCTTGCTGGCTTTAACACACCCCCAGAGCTCCCTGGTCGCAGTGCTAGACACGATTCAGGAATTCAGATATTACTCTGGCTTTCGGCTGAATTTGCAAAAGTCTGAAGCTCTGCCGGTTCCCCTCTCAGTATAGACAACATGGGAGGGGCCCTTCCCGTTAAAGTGGGCCTCTGGCTATCTACATTACTTAGGCATCCAGGTTCCGGCAGTCTTGACACAGCTCTATAACATTAACCTAGCACTGTTGTGGTCTTCGACTAAACTTTCTTTGGAGATGTGGCAACACCTTCCGGTGTCCCTGTGGGGAAGAATCGCGCTATATAATATGACCCTAGTCCCCAAATGGTTCTACATAGTCCAGGTATTGTCACTTTTTAACTTGAGAAGGGATGAACTGGCATTGCATCGCCTGTTAGTAAAGTTCTTTTGGAATGGGAAGAGATCTCGTGTCCATTTCTCACAGACTTATCTCCCGATGGATAAGGGGGGCCTGGGAGCAGATAGTATTAAGAAGTTTTCTGTTGCGGGTTGTATGAGACACATTAGTGATTGGTTCCGGGGTACCTCATTTTTCCTTTTCCTGATACAGAGTCTAGGGTGCTGAGCTCCTTTTTATATATCATATTTATTGAAAACATGTAAAGATacaacaggatgtgaaaacaagTACACATTTTAGCAGAACTCTAACAAAAATCCTGATATTATATGGATTGTATATCcgatttaacttttattttttttaaacttcccccccctcccttcccaccccctacCCAACCGAACCCCCCTCCCTATCTTATATTCTCCTTCCTAGTCAATATCAGAACACATTGGTCTTTAAGAGTTCAGTATTCTGCTACGTGCAGTTGGTGTTAATGACTCCCAAAAAGGCAGCCACATTTTACAAAATAAGTCTCCTTTAGGGGAAGCCAAGTCGGCGATCCCCGAGCGTTCTAATGCAGAGAGACATATCATCGAGGACCTCCAGTGCTGGACCGAGGGGCTGTTTTGCTCCAACCAATGCTGGAGGATCACTCGTTTCGCCATCAATGTTGTCCTTCTGAGAAATCCCTTCAAGCCCGGCAACATTGCTGGGGTAATAGAAAAGTTGTCAAATAGTTGTCCAGGTGATGGTTTCCATGTCACTCTCCAAAGCCTTGACACATGTCCAGATAGGTCTCTCCAAAAGTCCTGTACTGAAGAGCAagtccagaacatatggcccagaCGAGCTTCTGTCGTCCCACAACGGGGACACTCACTATTATCTCTTAAGGCAGCTCGATATGCTCTGTGGGGTGAAACATGTAGTCTCAATAAAAATTTGTAATTCATTTCTCGCCAATTGACGTTTTCTGTCAATTTGTTAGTGGCTTGGAGATACATCTCTATCTGCGTTGCTGAAAGTCTCAAGCCCAGCTCTTGCGACCATTGTTGGGCGATTTTAGATAGGTCATATTTGGGTGCCAAGTCTCTCAAATAAGCATGATAATATCTTAAAGCTGTTCATTGTTGGGTTTCTAAGTCCAGTAAGTCATTCAAGTACTCCCACGTTTCTGGTGGCAATCCTCTCAAGTCCAATGATTTAGCATAATGTTGCAACTGAAAATAGGCAAACCTATCTAACTCATTCATACCATATTCCTCCTTCAGACTCTCAAAGGTTTTTAGGCCTCCCCGTTCATTTAGCACATGAAAGAGGTACTGGATGCCCCTGGTGCGCCACCTCCGAAAGGTGCTGGAGGTGCTTCCTACTGGGAAATCTGTGTTGCCTTCTAGAGGCAATAAGGAGGACGCCTCCGGGGAGATGCCCTTATATCTACACATCCAACGCCAGGCTTGTCGAAGTGGCCACAGAATTATTGTAAAGTACCCTAAATTGGGagctttttttgcagatgcatgTAGCCAGTATGCGAAGTGAGTGGGTTTCATGCAAGCAGTCTCTTCAGGTGTACATGTATAAAAGCTTTTGGACCTAAAGCAATCCGAAATATGACGGATCCGGCTCGCCATTACAAAGAGACGCAGGTTTAAGAGCCCAAGACCTCCCTTCTCCCTAGGAAGCATGACCCTCACCATCGGTACTTGTGCCCTTTTGCCCTGCCATAAGAATTCAGACAACTGTCTGTGCATCCAGTGCTCATCCTGGCGGGGGAGTGCTATCGGTATCATCTGACAGATATAAATCCATTTCGGAAATAAGATCATGTTATATAAGGCGATATAGCCCGATAAGGTAAGGGGCAGTCCCTTCCACTTTATTAAAGTGTCAGCTAAGTGTTTTTTTAGTATCTGCATATTCATTTTTGTAAGTTGAGATAAATCTACTGGGATAATTATCTCTAGGTACTTTACCGCCTCCTCCTCCCAGCGCAAAGGGAAGTCTCCAACCCAGTCCATCCTAACCTGCTGTTTTACTGGCAGGGCCACAGACTTTTGGTAATTTAGCGAGAAGCCTGACACATACGTAAACTCGTCAACCACAGCCAATAACCTTGGTAATGTATCTTGTAGTTGTGTAAGGGTGAGgaatatatcatcagcaaaagccaAAACTTTGACAGGCTGCTTAGGCAAGGAGACCCCCTTTACGTCCGGGTCTTGTAAAATTGTTCTCAATAGGGGTTCCAGGTAGAGTAAAAACAACAGGGGcgagaggggacaaccctgtcttACCCCTCTTTGCACCTCCAAACTCAGGGTCGGAACATTATTAACTAATAATCGGGCTGCAGGTCTCGTATACAGTGTTTTAACAGCCTGCAGGTACCACCCACCCAAGCCCACATACTCTAGTACTTGAAATAGGTATTGCCAAttgactttatcaaaagctttttccgcgTCCAGACTGACCAACAGAAGTTGTTCTTTTCGTGTTTGGCAATGAGCTATAGAGAGGAGAACTTTCCTGATGTTCTGCCCTTAACAAAACCTACTTGATGGTCTCCTATCACTGATGGAATATGCAGGGCTAGTCGCTCTGTTAACACCTGGGACAGGATCTTTAAGTCTACATTTAATAAAGAAATTGGTCTGTATGACTCTACCTTATCTCGTGGTTTATTGGGTTTAGGGATAAGGGTGATGAGAGCTTCATTTTCTCTGGCTGAAAAGAAGCCCCGTTCCACCACCGCTTCAAAGTAGTCTACCAACGGGGCACTTATCTGTAGTTCTagcattttatagaatttgtgggaaAACCCATCTGGTCCTGGGGATGTACCCAAAGGGAGTGCTTTAATTACGTTCTGGATTTCAGAGAGTTTTAAGGGCTGTACCAAAGCAGTCTGGGCTGCAGCGGTCAAGTGTGGTATCCCCGCATCATCTAGATAGTCTGTAAGTGATGTGTTGCCAGTCTGTGCATCCTCTCTAAATAAGTCTTTAAAGTAAGAGTGGAAGGCTTCTCTAATGCTGAGTTGTGTTGTGAGCCGCTGCCCTTCACTTGTGGTGATCTTTGGAATGAACTGTCTAGGGGTCCATGTATGAGCTAGATGTGCAAGCAATTTCCCTGGTTTATTACCAAATCTCTGAAAATTATGCCTGCGTGCAACAAACTGTGCTGTAACTCTCTCATGTAACAGAGTTTAGTGCACTCAGGACTGCTGTCTTGTTCTCTCGATTAATATTAGAAGGATTTAAGATATAGgtctttttttgctttttggtaTTCTTTTTCAAGCATTAGTATCCCTGCTGTCAATCGTTTTGCCCGAGCGCTCATGAAGGCTATCAAGTCGCCCCTTAATACTGCCTTAGAAGCTTCCCAAAATATAATAGGCGACGAGCAGGAATCTGCATTCGTTTCTTCATATTGCTTCCATTTGGCTTGCACATATTCTATTAATTTCGGGTCATGCCTCAGATAAGAGGGAAACCGCCATACGTGTGGAGGGCTCATGCCTTCATTGATTTTTATGTCTATCCATACTAGAGCATGGTCCGAAATGGCCATTGCTCCTATACTTGCCAGCTGGACGCGGAAAAACCAGGACTGGGAGACCAGGATATAGTCTATTCTAGACCAAGTCAGATGTACCTTGGACTGGTGTGTATAATCTCTATTAGTTGGGTTTAATATTCGCCACGGATCTACCAGTCCCAAGGCCGAGCATAAACCTGGCAggcccttgcccctcccccccccagtagtAGCTCGTACCTGAGAACGATCGAGGGGGAGGTCCTTGACTTGGTTGAAGTCTCCCGCCCACACCCAAGGTAGATCTGGATGCTCAAGGCCTAGTTTTTTCAGCCGCTGAAAGAAGGAGGGGCAACGCCATTTGGCCCATATACAgcatataaataaaatttttggCCCTGATAGTTGATGTGGATCAAAACAATTCTGCCTTCTGTATCTTTATAGACTAAGCGTGACTTTCAGGGCAATCCCTTTCTAAGCAAGACCACCACCCCACTACGTTTACTTCCCGATGAGGAAAAATAACATAATTCTACCCATTGCTGTTTGAGTTTTATGTGTTCTTCATCGGTTAGTTTCGTCTCTTGCAAACATGCGATGTCTACTCTATGCCTCTTCAACATGCTAAGGATCTTGGAGCGCTTCATAGGCATGGATATGCCCGACACATTCCAGGAAACTATTCGCAATGGTGGATCACCCCCCATGGAATGAACTACGATCTATCATCAACTGCTCAAATGAAACTCCAAATCCCCTAGGCGCCCAGCCTCCCCCAGGGGCATCCATCGCTCTCTGCATGCTCTCCAACCGCTCATACACAATCATGTTTATAATTGCAACTATAGTATCTATAGGATTACTCTGAGTGTTCAATCCTCCAACTGCACCGTACCAGACCAAGTGACCAGGAATTTTATGACTTAAGTCCTCCCATCTGCATTTCTCTCTTGTTGAAACCCATCCCTCCTCCCTTCTGTCTACCaaccccgcccccctccgtatcccTTTTACTACCCTTCCCATCTACTCAATCCCACTTTCTTCTTACTCCTAGTGCTGCCTGTTCGAAGCAGGCAGCCGAGTCCGATCTATATTTGCGATAGGACCTCGCCCTCAATCTAGTCTTCATAAGTTTAAACTGTGAAGTATAGtgccccaaaagaaaaaaaaaaaaaacctagcatACAGTACAATCTAGCTAACTTGTACAGATAATATAGTTAAACGCTATACAATGCACAGGAACTTAAGTTCATTAAACTATTGTTCCAGTGTCGAGAGTATAGAGCAAGTCCATAGCTCACTTTCATGGTTGTCGCACTGAGCATTGTACTCCTACCTCTCTAATAGAATTACAGTATCTCCCATGTGGCGGTTGTTGGTTTCCACATGGGTGCCTCTCCTGGAATAGCTTTCAAGTTTAGGTCCCAGCCATATGATCAGCGTTTTAGCAATtccatctacatagtaacatagtagatgacggcagaaaaagacctgcacggtccatctagtctgcccaagaagataact is a window of Microcaecilia unicolor chromosome 2, aMicUni1.1, whole genome shotgun sequence DNA encoding:
- the LOC115462245 gene encoding oocyte zinc finger protein XlCOF6.1-like; the encoded protein is MHKTNPSGYCEKLFQCSECDKCFTSKANLETHHMTHTGEKPFQCSECEKWFRTKAELKRHERTHTGEKPFQCSECEKWFSTRTGLKNHKRIHTGEKRFHCSDCEKRFSTKAELKLHERTHTGEKPFQCSECEKWFRTKAELKLHERTHTGEKPFQCSECEKWFRTKAELKLHERTHTGEKPFQCSECEKWFRTKAELKLHERTHTGEKPFQCSECEKWFSTKAELKRHERTHTGEKPFQCSECEKWFSTKAELKRHERTHTGEKPFQCSECEKWFRTKGEVKLHQRTHTGEKPFQCSDCEKWFSTKGKVKLHERTHTGEKPFQCSECDKWFGTKLLLQTLDKEQTEHVQSSSPWCGQGDGIDRAPPPGVVKEMEQTELLPLVWSRRWIGQSMFRAPPPGVVKEMERTEHVQSSAPWCGQGDGMM